The Thermus brockianus genome window below encodes:
- a CDS encoding zinc ribbon domain-containing protein: MEDLAGLEGVRGVAVSPRHTRQVCPRYGPPGRAHRQSQALFRCQRCGFQHNADRLAAYNIAMRAGLRALPQGIVARRGGSLGEGRDKPARMLRVSSLHPPPSESPNRSALALGWGGLRLGG, encoded by the coding sequence GTGGAGGACCTGGCCGGGCTCGAGGGGGTGCGGGGGGTGGCCGTTAGCCCGCGGCACACCCGTCAGGTATGTCCCCGCTACGGCCCCCCAGGGCGCGCCCACCGGCAGAGCCAGGCGCTTTTCCGCTGCCAGCGGTGCGGCTTCCAGCACAACGCCGACCGCCTGGCGGCCTACAACATCGCCATGCGCGCAGGGCTGCGGGCTCTTCCGCAGGGGATCGTCGCCCGGAGAGGGGGCTCGTTGGGTGAGGGCCGTGATAAACCGGCCCGGATGCTGAGGGTATCCTCTCTGCATCCTCCTCCCTCGGAAAGCCCCAACCGGAGCGCCTTGGCGCTTGGGTGGGGCGGTTTACGGCTCGGTGGGTAG
- a CDS encoding MBL fold metallo-hydrolase codes for MKAHRLVLGPLQENGYLVETPEGAVLIDPGDEPERILALLAQTGLAPKAILLTHAHFDHVGAVAPLVAAYGLPVFLHPLDLPLYERAAEAAQAWGFAIPKPPLPVEPLAEGMELFGFKVLHLPGHSPGHVAFWDPIGQRVFSGDLLFRGSIGRYDLPGADPKALFASLRRLLALPPDTLVHPGHGPSTTLGLEAHTNPFLTGLEWET; via the coding sequence ATGAAGGCCCACCGTCTGGTCCTAGGCCCCCTCCAGGAAAACGGCTACCTGGTGGAGACCCCCGAAGGGGCGGTCCTTATAGACCCGGGGGACGAGCCCGAACGGATCCTGGCCCTCCTCGCCCAAACGGGCCTCGCCCCCAAGGCCATCCTCCTCACCCACGCCCACTTTGACCACGTGGGGGCCGTGGCCCCCCTGGTGGCCGCCTACGGCTTACCCGTCTTCCTCCACCCCCTGGACCTCCCCCTTTACGAGCGGGCGGCGGAGGCGGCCCAGGCCTGGGGCTTCGCCATCCCCAAGCCCCCCCTGCCCGTGGAACCCCTGGCGGAGGGGATGGAACTCTTTGGCTTTAAGGTCCTCCACCTCCCCGGGCACAGCCCCGGGCACGTGGCCTTCTGGGACCCCATAGGCCAGAGGGTCTTCTCCGGGGACCTCCTCTTCCGGGGAAGCATCGGCCGCTACGACCTGCCCGGGGCTGACCCCAAAGCCCTTTTCGCCTCCCTAAGGCGCCTCCTCGCCCTCCCCCCGGACACCCTGGTCCACCCGGGGCACGGACCCTCCACCACCTTGGGCCTCGAGGCCCACACGAACCCCTTCCTCA